One Pirellulales bacterium genomic window, AATGGCTGCACCGCGAAGCCAAACTCTCTCAGCAGGTCAGGCAGCGACTCGCGCACCGACTCATCGTCATCAACAACCGAGATCAAGGCACGTGTGTCCATTAGAGGTTCCTCTTGCCCCCGGCAGGTTGGCTGACAGCGGGTTTTCGAGCCGAAGTCGGCAGGCGCCCGCCAAACGCGCTGCTGGGGCTCGGAGGAATGGAAAACGAAAAAGTTGCGCCGGGGCCGTCGTTTGGCTTGGCCCAAATGCGGCCTTCATGATTTTCGATAATTGATTTGCTGACGGCCAACCCGATTCCCATGCCACCGTTTTTGGTGGTAAAAAAAGCGTCGAAAACTCGACCCACGGCCTGCGGATCGAGACCGATCCCGCTGTCCTGCACCGTCAGGCGCACGTGCTCCGCTTCATCGCGTTGAGTGTGAATCAGTAGTTGTCGCGAGCGGTCGTGTACGTCGGTCATGGCATCCGTTGCATTTTGCAACAGATTCATGATTACCTGTTGAAGCTGCACGCGATCACCAGTGACCCAGGGAAGATCTTCAGCCAGCTCAGACCGCAGAATCACACGATTTCGTGAAAGCGTGCTCATCAACAACTCGATCACTTCCCGCGTGGCCTCATTGAGATCAACCGTCTCGGTGGTGGCCTGCCGCTTGCTGAACAACGCCCGCAATCGTGTGATGACTTCGGAAGCGCGATTGCCGTCGCGTATCGTGCGGCGGGCGGTTTCACGCGCGCCTTCAATATTCGGAGGATCGGCGTCAAGCATTCGCAAGCAGGTGCTGGCGTTGGTGATGATGCCGGAGAGCGGCTGATTGACTTCGTGCGCGATCGATGCCGTAAGCTGGCTCATCGTCATCACGCGCATCATGTTGGCCAGTTCCGCCTGCGTGTTCCGCAGCGTCTCTTGGGCCTGTTTCCAGTCGTGCATGTCCACCACTGTGCCGTGCCATTTTAGGATACGGCCATCCTTGTCGAGCAGCGGCAGGGCATTCGTCACGCACCAGCGATACATGTGGTCCGCGGCATGAATGGTCCGAACCTCGACCCGATATGGCGCTCCGCTGGCGACGCTGGAAATCCACGCCCGGGTCGCTAGCTCGACGTCGTCGGGATGAAGCAGCTTGGTCCAACCGTTGTCCATGATTTCTTGGGCTGCGAAGCCGGTGTAGTCGAGCAAGCGGGCGTTGCAGTAGTCGATCGTTCCATCGGGCGTGGCGCTCCAGAGCATTTCTGGAATCGTTTCGGTCATCTCGCGCAAGTTGAGTTCGCTCTGGCGGAGCTTCTCTTCCGCTCGTTTGGAATCAGTAATGTCTCGAATGAAGGCGCTGAAGACCCACTCTTCGCCCAGATTGAGGGGCATGACCTCCAGCTCGACGGGAAATTCTGCCCCGCCGCGGCGGATCGACGTGACTTCGATGCGCCGCCGCATCAGCGGGCCTTCGCCCGTGGCCAAGAGGTGCCGCAGGCCGTGTTCGTATGCCAGCCGGTCTGACGGCGGAATCATGAGTTCCGACATGCGCCGGCCGATCGCTTCGCCACTGCTCCAGCCGAAAACGGCTTCCGCCTGCTTGTTCCAACTGGTGATTGTTCCGGCAGCATCCATCGTGACCACGGCATCCAGGGCCGTGTCGATGATCAATCGCGTCCTTTCCTCGGTTTTGCGTAATTCCTGCTGGAACTGTTTGAGGTCTTCGATGTCGGTCGACGTGCCGACGAACTTGACGACCGCGCCTGCCGCATCGCGCAGCGCCACAGCCCTATTGAGATGCCAGCGATAGGCCCCGTCTCGAGCCCGGCGAAAGCGCGTCTCCATGGCAAAATCCTGCCCGCGGCGGATCCCTTCCCCAAAAACCGTGGAGGCCATTTCCTGATCATCGGGATGGACGGCGGCGATCCATGCCTCGGGCTGCGACAGAACATACTCGATCGCATGGCCCGTATACTCCAGCCACTTTTGATTGACGAAATCGAGCGTGCCATCGGCAAGAACCGTCCATGCCGCTACGGGAATCAGCTGCAGCAGGCCCACTTGCAGTTGCAACTGCTGATTGGCGCCGGCGAGTTCCCTCGTTCGTTGCGCGACGCGCTGATCGAGTTCATCGGCAAGGCGTTTCTGCTCGTTACGCAACCGCGCTTCGTGCAGCGCGATCGCTGCCTGGTTGGCCGCCACTCTAAGAAGCAACTCCTCCGTCTGTCCGGGGAAATCCGCGCGCTCATCACCAGCCACGAGCATGCCGACTTCGCTATACAATCCCAGTCGCAGGGGCACGATCGACAGGTTTTTGTCTGCGATGTGACCCTCAATCCGCGCTGGCCATTTTTGGGAATCGCTTCCCAATAGCCGATCGAGCTGTGCGCCAACCTCAGCCGGCTGCATAGCCAACGTCGAAGATTGAGCGAGCCGCGCCAGTTCTACGGTATCTTCACCCTGCGGGCCTTGCAGTTGCACGTAGATCAAATCTAGTTGCAGCATCCGCTGCAGTACGTCGATCAGCGTGCGGCCGATCTGGAAGGTATCGCCGCCACTCCAAACCGCGGGCAGCGTCATCATGCTGATCAGGTCGCTGATGCAACGTTGCAAGCGCTTGACCTGTTCGCCAGGATGTTCGTCAGTCGCGTCCATCATTATGCTCGCCGTTCGCGCCGCTCACGCAAAAACTCTTCCGGCGGTACGTAGAAAGGATTGTGCTGAAGAATGCCGCCGACAATGACCATCGGATGCGTCCGCATGATGTCGATGACCGTATCGCCACCAAACTTCGCCAGATCGTAGACACAAATGACCGCATCCTCGTGGCGGCGCCACACTTCGTTGACGCGCGATTCAAACTCAACGAGATTGTCAATGTGCGACCCTCCCTCGGCTGCCCAGTCCATGTGGCAGATGATCCGGCTAAGCGGAAATCCCGCCTTGTCGTTGCCGCTTGCCAGGTGCTCAAACTCTTCGATCATGCGGTCCTGATCGAACCGGCCATGCTGTATGTAAGATTCCACGTTGCTTCGAAGCTCCAATTGCCCGCTGCGCTGGGCGGCTGTCGCGTCGATTCCTGCCGCAGCCAGTCTCTGCAGATGATTGTGACGTCTGTCTGGGTTGACGACATGAACCGCCTTGTGGCCACAGTCGAATCCGTCCTTGATGAACGGCATAAGGACGCGATACTCTTCATCAGCACTGTTGAAAAAAGCACAGACATGCCGTACCTCGCCAAGCTGGGAGCCGGCAAAAGGAATGGGTGCCGTCGTCTTCATGGCGCGCTTCCTCTTCGCGGTCCGGCACACCGTAAGAATATGCCGCGTGTGCCGAAACCTCGATCATACTTTGGTATTGGGTTGTTTCGTCGATAATAGATCGGTGTTGCCAATACCTTCGTCCAATAGATTGATCTTGGCCGCCGGTCTAACCTGCCAAGAAGATCATCTCATGTCGGATGATCGATACCTCAAAACATCAAGTCGGAGGTTGCCATCATGATCGGACGACGTGCATTGGGGACTGCTTGTTTGTCGGCCTTGGCGTTGGCCGTGATGTATTCCTCGACCGCAGGCGCGGATCCAGCAAGTCGCCAGACATTGCTCGACAAGTGTGCCGAAGCCTGTTCGAAATGCCAGCGCAGTTGCGATGCCTGTGCGCGGCACTGCGCCACACAGCTCGGCGAAGGTAAGAGCCACCACATGGCGACCTTGAGAACCTGTTTGGACTGTGCTGATATCTGTGCGGCGGCCTCGCGCATCGTCGCGCGGAATGGCGTGTTCAGCGGCCCGATCTGCACTGCCTGTGCGGATGCCTGCGCCAAGTGCGCTGCCGAATGCGACAAGCACGCGAGCGACACGATAATGAAGGAATGTGCCGAACAATGTCGTGCCTGCGAAAAGGCGTGCCGCGAGATGCTCAAATAAGGCATCCTGTCGACAAAGGGGTCTAAATCTCGCGCGGTTTCGACGAGCGAACCTTAACAAGCAACCATTGCCAAGCGAACGTCAACAGGCGAACTCAGACGGATAGTTTCCACGCTTCGTTAGCAATGGTCAAGACTGCGACGACGGTGGCTACCCGCGCCGACGGCGGGCCATCAATTCGCCGACCACTATTATTCCATCGACTCGGGGATGTCCGCGAGCCCGAGCCGCGCATGCAATGGAGCAAGAACGATGAAGATCCTGATGGTGCTAACTTCACACGATCAACTCGGAAATACCGGGCGCACCACGGGCTTCTGGCTCGAAGAATTCGCCGCTCCCTACTTTGTCTTCAAAGACGCCGGCGTTGATCTGACCCTCGCATCTCCCAAGGGCGGACAACCGCCGATTGACCCCAAGAGCGATCTGCCGGAGAACCAGACCCCGGCCATGGCGCGCTTCAAGCAGGACACCCAGGTCCAACAGTCGTTGGCCAACACAATCAAACTGGCCGACGCCAAATCAGCAGACTTCGATGCTGTGTTTTATGTCGGGGGTCACGGGCCCATGTGGGACCTCGCGGAAAGCCCGGTGTCGATCGCTTTGCTGGAATCGTTTTACAACTCCGGCAAGCCCACTGCGTTAGTCTGCCATTCGCCCGGCGTGCTGCGCCATGTAAAGTTCCAGGGAGAGCCGCTCGTAAAGGCCAAGCGCGTCACGGGATTCACCAACCAGGAAGAGGAAGCAGTTCAACTCACCCACGTCGTACCATTCCTGGTCGAAGATGAGCTGAATCGGCTCGGCGCCAAATTCGAAAAGGTTGCCAGCTGGCACCCCTTTTCGATTACGGATGGCCACCTCGTGACTGGCCAGAACCCTGCGTCATCAACTGCTGCAGCTCAAGCGCTATTGAAACTGCTGGCGTCGCAATCGGCTCACGTATAGATGGCTCTACGTCGCAACGACCGTGGGATTTAGGAACAAGTTTCACGAGCGACGGAATTCAATCACCCTGCCAGGCAGAGAATCGCCTCGCGGGGTGGCAGAGTTCGTTGACAGAACACGTAACCGTCATCAGCCGCTATTATAGGCGCGCAAGCGGCCGGCGATCATTTCGCGCGTGAACTTATAGAAGTGCCAGTGCGTCACGCAGCGGTTCATGAATTGCGCGAAGCCGATGATCGTGCGCGGCTGTCCGGAATCGCGAGCAAAGAACGATTTCCAATAGACCTTGCCGACAGAGAGCAACGAGCCATCTCTTAACAGCGTCCAGAATAACGACCAGAATAGCAGCACACCGTAGCCCAATGTAGGCAGCGATTTTCCCTCGCCGGCCTTACGACAGATGTCGGCCCGACGGGCGATAAACTCGGGATGTTTGAAGATCTTGAAATAGCGCTCGAGGAAGGCTTCCGGCGTGTACAGACGTTTGACCAAATCCTGATAACCACTGACGAGCTCGTCGCGGGTCATTTGTTGGGGAATAAAGTTGCAGTTGGGATCCTCCACCACCAGGCGCCCCTCCCGTTCCAGCCGTTCGTACAGGGGCGTGGTAGGGATGGCTTGCAGCATGCCGACCATGGCCAGCGTGATGCCGTTATCCTGAATGAAGCGAAACTGATCGTCGAAGATTCCCTTATCATCGCTATCGAAGCCGACGATGAAGCCGGCATTGATTTCCAACCCAGCGCGCTGGATGCGGGCCAGCTTGGCTTCCAGCGAATCACCGCGCACGTTTTGAAACTTCTTGGTTTCCTTCAGCGAGTCGAGGCGCGGAGTTTCGATGCCGATGAATACGCTGCGGAAATTCGCTCGGTACATCATATCCATCAGCTCGGGATCCTCGGCCAGGTCGATGCTGGCCTCGGTCGTCAGCCGCAGTGGATAGTTATGCTCTTCCATCCAGGGGATCAGCTTTTCGAGCAGCGCCTTCGCCTTTTTCTTATCGCCGATGAAGTTGTCGTCGACGATGAACGCCGAATGAAACCCGACGCGACGCATCTCGTCCAACTCGGCCACGAGCTGATCGGGTTTCTTGACACGCGGGCGGCGGCCGAAAATCACAATGATGTCGCAGAACTCGCATTGAAAAGGACAGCCTCGCGAGTACTGCAGCGCGCCCGAGGCATAGCGATCGACCTTCAACAGGTCGAAGCGCGGGCGGGGGACTTGCGACATGTCGGTCGGCTGCGCCTGCTTATAGCGCGTCTCGGTCGGCAGGCCGCGGGAAAAGTCGTCGAGAAATTGGGGCCAGGTCGTTTCGGCCTCGCCAATAAACTTGACGTCGCAGAGGCCGGCAAAGAAATTCTCATCGACCGTCACAAACGGACCGCCAACGACGGAGAATATTTGCATTTCGCGCAACCGCACCAGGATTTCGCGAATGCGATTCTTTTGCACATTCATGCCCGTCACGCCGACGATATCGTATTGGCGCAGCGATTCCCAATCGATTTCCTCGACGTTTTCATCGATCACGGTCACGTTGTGATCGCCGCACATACCGGCCACGGACGACAGCGACCCCGAGATCATGGTGCTGCGTTTGTCGCCCGGATAGAGCGGAAGTGCGAATTCGAAGCCCCAGTAAGAAGGCTCGAAGCGGGGATTGATCAGGCAGATCGAGAGCGTTTTTACCGCAGACGAAGCTTTGGTTTCGTCCGCGGTCGCCGTCATGGCAATTGCGTTCATCCGTGCGATTCCCTAGTCTCCGCGGCAAACGACAGATGACTGCCGCGTAAGCGACGCTCTCCAGCGCCGTATGCAACTTAGAACGCCTTCGATGGCGAAGTTTCGCGTCTCCCGAAATGATGCAACGACGTACGTGTCGCACCGCGAGCATTCCGCCAGCGACCCAACGGCCCGGTATGGTACGAACTATGGATGTAATAGAGAAGGCCACATTTTGTGCTATCGGGGAGGGATCAAGGCCAGATTTCTGCGATACCACGCCGGAGGTACTGCCAGGCACGCAAATCTGCTAGCGAATTTGCACCAATCCAGGCGCAAGGGAGTTCGCGGCAATCCGAAGGTTTCCGCCCGGCTCCGTCCGGAAAAATCACGAAGTCCACCAATGCCGAACACCTAAAAGGTCGCGACGAAATCTGCCACCGTTGGGGCACCGCCTGGGTCGCGTCGCAAAACAATGCCTTTTAGGTGATAATTCGGTGAGAACCGGCCATGCTTACCCAAATGCCTGTCGTGCGAGGAACGGCAAGGGATGAAGGACGCCGAGAATTAGAGCAATGTGCATGCCGCACGACAGTCACTCCGACATCTGAGGACCGACATGAGCTTGGTTAGGTGGGTGCAGAGCTTATTTTCGCGCCGCGGAAAGGCCCTTTCCCTGTATCGAGCCGGAATGGCAAAGGCGAACGAACGTAACTATGTGGGGGCCATCGCCGATTACTCAGCCGCGATACAGGTGTCTGATGTTCCGGCGGATGTGAAAGCGATGGCGACCTACAACCGTGCGCTCGCATATTCCTCGATTCATAACGACGCAAAAGCTGCCGACGACTTGGCAGCGGTGCTAGAGATGCCGGGATTGTCGCAATCGATCAAGAGAGAGGCGCAAGAACGTCGGGAACGGATCCGGCGGCGTGAGGAGAGACAAAAATAACCCGTAGCTAGTAACGGACACTGCAAAGGCGGCTCGCCTTTGTCCGTCGTAATCTCCCTACGGCAAAGCATGCAAAGCCGCTTGCGACGAGCGAGAAGGTGGCGCTCCGGCGCTTGCGCCAACGTCGGGCAACTGCGAGCGGTCACACCGTGCGCGCCTGCTCGGCATATGCCGCACAGAAGGCGTTCATCGTTGCTTCCGGCCCTGCAAGATCCGGTAACGTGCGTAATATCGCGAGGAACCACTGACCATCGGCGTTCCGCGGCACGGACCAATGTGCGAGCAGGCTACCGTTCAACACGATATTGCCGTTCTCGCCCGCCGACGCATCTAGATTGACTGGGTGCAATTGCAATCGGCGCAGCTCGGCCTGGATCTCTTGTATAAGCATTTTGTCATCCCTAACCGGTAATCCGCTTCATGAGACTCGCCAGGGACTCCCACAGAAGCGCCAACAGACCGAAAACCAAATAGAAGGGGGTCGCGATCCAACTCATCATAGGATCAACTCCGAAAATGGACGTGGGGGGACACTTCTAGGCGACATCGAGCATCAAATGAATCTCTGGGATGCTCGCAAGTAATCGTTCCAGCTTTCCGCGCGGGATACGCGAGCTATAGGCCAGGCGAAACGACGAGCAGGTGGAGTTGTCATTCTCAACCACCGGCTCGCTCGTTTTGAACACGAACGATTGACTGAGGCGTTTCAGAAGCCAATCGACCTTCTTGACTCCCTCGACCCGCACCAGACAAACGCTGCTTAACGGTCGTATCCAGACCGGGATCTTCTCCATCGCGCAATCTCCGCGTAGCACTTAATTCATCCAAAGACGGGCTGACGAACACTACGGCTAAGCGCGAAGCCACGCGGCATCCCGCAGGACTTCAGGTGCGAAGCCTCTCTGCTGGATCGAACCTAGCGCAGCGCAACGGTCGAGCGCGCAAACCGTCAATGTCGCAGTGACGCGGATGTAAATCGCCACCAAGATCCGTTTCGCTCAGATCTATGGAGGAGGGCTCGTGACGAGCGGGCTGCACTGAGAGTCAGCCTTCATAGACGGGAGATGTAATCATTGTCACATGCATATCAACCATAAGCAAGAGCAAAGTGACAGTTGTAGGCGCCATCAAGTTGAATCGAGGACGGCCTTTGC contains:
- a CDS encoding PAS domain S-box protein — protein: MDATDEHPGEQVKRLQRCISDLISMMTLPAVWSGGDTFQIGRTLIDVLQRMLQLDLIYVQLQGPQGEDTVELARLAQSSTLAMQPAEVGAQLDRLLGSDSQKWPARIEGHIADKNLSIVPLRLGLYSEVGMLVAGDERADFPGQTEELLLRVAANQAAIALHEARLRNEQKRLADELDQRVAQRTRELAGANQQLQLQVGLLQLIPVAAWTVLADGTLDFVNQKWLEYTGHAIEYVLSQPEAWIAAVHPDDQEMASTVFGEGIRRGQDFAMETRFRRARDGAYRWHLNRAVALRDAAGAVVKFVGTSTDIEDLKQFQQELRKTEERTRLIIDTALDAVVTMDAAGTITSWNKQAEAVFGWSSGEAIGRRMSELMIPPSDRLAYEHGLRHLLATGEGPLMRRRIEVTSIRRGGAEFPVELEVMPLNLGEEWVFSAFIRDITDSKRAEEKLRQSELNLREMTETIPEMLWSATPDGTIDYCNARLLDYTGFAAQEIMDNGWTKLLHPDDVELATRAWISSVASGAPYRVEVRTIHAADHMYRWCVTNALPLLDKDGRILKWHGTVVDMHDWKQAQETLRNTQAELANMMRVMTMSQLTASIAHEVNQPLSGIITNASTCLRMLDADPPNIEGARETARRTIRDGNRASEVITRLRALFSKRQATTETVDLNEATREVIELLMSTLSRNRVILRSELAEDLPWVTGDRVQLQQVIMNLLQNATDAMTDVHDRSRQLLIHTQRDEAEHVRLTVQDSGIGLDPQAVGRVFDAFFTTKNGGMGIGLAVSKSIIENHEGRIWAKPNDGPGATFSFSIPPSPSSAFGGRLPTSARKPAVSQPAGGKRNL
- a CDS encoding MEDS domain-containing protein, whose amino-acid sequence is MKTTAPIPFAGSQLGEVRHVCAFFNSADEEYRVLMPFIKDGFDCGHKAVHVVNPDRRHNHLQRLAAAGIDATAAQRSGQLELRSNVESYIQHGRFDQDRMIEEFEHLASGNDKAGFPLSRIICHMDWAAEGGSHIDNLVEFESRVNEVWRRHEDAVICVYDLAKFGGDTVIDIMRTHPMVIVGGILQHNPFYVPPEEFLRERRERRA
- a CDS encoding type 1 glutamine amidotransferase domain-containing protein, translating into MKILMVLTSHDQLGNTGRTTGFWLEEFAAPYFVFKDAGVDLTLASPKGGQPPIDPKSDLPENQTPAMARFKQDTQVQQSLANTIKLADAKSADFDAVFYVGGHGPMWDLAESPVSIALLESFYNSGKPTALVCHSPGVLRHVKFQGEPLVKAKRVTGFTNQEEEAVQLTHVVPFLVEDELNRLGAKFEKVASWHPFSITDGHLVTGQNPASSTAAAQALLKLLASQSAHV
- a CDS encoding B12-binding domain-containing radical SAM protein, with protein sequence MNAIAMTATADETKASSAVKTLSICLINPRFEPSYWGFEFALPLYPGDKRSTMISGSLSSVAGMCGDHNVTVIDENVEEIDWESLRQYDIVGVTGMNVQKNRIREILVRLREMQIFSVVGGPFVTVDENFFAGLCDVKFIGEAETTWPQFLDDFSRGLPTETRYKQAQPTDMSQVPRPRFDLLKVDRYASGALQYSRGCPFQCEFCDIIVIFGRRPRVKKPDQLVAELDEMRRVGFHSAFIVDDNFIGDKKKAKALLEKLIPWMEEHNYPLRLTTEASIDLAEDPELMDMMYRANFRSVFIGIETPRLDSLKETKKFQNVRGDSLEAKLARIQRAGLEINAGFIVGFDSDDKGIFDDQFRFIQDNGITLAMVGMLQAIPTTPLYERLEREGRLVVEDPNCNFIPQQMTRDELVSGYQDLVKRLYTPEAFLERYFKIFKHPEFIARRADICRKAGEGKSLPTLGYGVLLFWSLFWTLLRDGSLLSVGKVYWKSFFARDSGQPRTIIGFAQFMNRCVTHWHFYKFTREMIAGRLRAYNSG